ATTAAAAAGAAAAAGGCAGCCTAAAGCTGCCCTGCTTGACACCTTTTGTGCACAAAAAGTTTCACGCAACTTATTTTGTTGCGTTTGTTGCATTTGTTGCATTGGCTGGTGCAGCTGTTGCGTTTGTTGCATTTGTTACATTAGTAGTGTTTGTAGTGTTAGTTGCGTTTGTTGCCTGTTTTTTTTGGCAAGACGCAAGTGTTAAGCTTGATGCTACTACTACTGCTAATGCTGCTGTTTTAAAGCTTTTGTTCAATAAGTTTGACATTGTCTAAAACCTCCTCAAATGTCACTCTTAGATTAAGGTAATATACACAAAAAATACAAATTTGCAAGAAAAATCTCATTGTAATTTACATTAACAACACAGCAAAAGCTAAAGTTTGACTAATCTTTATTAACTCATATAATGATTTTTGGAGGTTTCAAAATGAGTTATGTGTTAGGCGTAATTGGACATTCTAATGTGGGAAAAACCACTTTAATAGAGCATATTATAGCTGAGCTTAAAAAAGAAAATAAATTGGTAGGAGCTATAAAGCATGATGCGCATGATTTTGAGATAGATCATAAGGGTAAAGATACATATAGATTGAAATCGGCTGGGGCAAGTTGTGTTGCTATATCTTCTCAAAATAAATGGGCATTAATTCAAGATGTTGATAAAGAAAAAGCGCTCAAAGAGATTCTATCCTTTTTTGATTATTGCGATTATGTATTTGTAGAAGGCTATAAGCTTGAGGATATACCAAAAATTGAAGTCTATAGAAGCGAATTTAGCTATACGCCTCTTGTGCAAAGTGGTATAGAAAATGTTATACTTGTTGTAACAGATGAGCCTCAAAGACACTTTGGTGTACCAACAAGGTACATTGATGACTACAAAGGCATTGTGGAGTTTATAAAACACCACGAGCATGTATCAAAAATGAAAAAATGAATATATTGCAAATAGAACCAGCATTTTCTCTTTCTGGTGGGGCAAATCAGGTTGTATTAAATACTAAAGAGCTCATAAAGCGAAACCATAGAGTTTTTGTAGCAACAATTAAAGATTCTTATGTTTACAAAAATCTTAATGGATATTGCGAAATTATAGAGATTTTTGATGATAATAACAGATCTGCAAAAATCATAAAGGATTTTTTAAAAAAGCAAGACATTGATATAATTCATACACACCACCCAAAAGGTCATGCAATAGGTTTAAAATCTGTTGGATTTAGGAAAAAAGAAAAACTAGTTGTCCAACGCGGTGTTATTTTTACGCCACAAAATTTATTCAAATATCTAAACCCAAAAATTGATGCGTATATTGCAAATGCTATGGCAGTTGAACGCTCACTAAGAAAGATTTTTATAAGTAAAAAAAAGATTCATATAATCTATAGCGCCATAGATCAAAACTCACTTGAATATATAGATAGAAAAGCTGCAAGGCAATATCTTGGTTTAGATGGTTTTGTATTTGGTATTATTGCAAATTATTCAAGCTACAAAGGCCATGATTTGCTTCTTGAATCTTTTGCTGTTTCAAAATTAAATGCCACACTTGCAATAATTGGCAAAGATACACACAATCTTTTAGATAAATGCAAAATGCTTGGTATATCAGACAGAGTAAAAATATATGGTCTTGTTGAAAATGCAGGACGCTTTATGAGCGCGTTTGATTACCTGGTTGTACCATCTTTAAAAGAAGCTCTATCTAATGTTATAATAGAAGCATTTTTTAGAAAAGTACCGGTTATTGGTACAAATATTGGTGCTATACCAGAACTACTCGAAGACCACAGAGGAATTTTGGTTGAGCCTACAAAAAAAAGCTTATCAGATGGCTTAATTAAAGCCTATATTGGCAAAGATAGCAATTTGATAAATAATGCTTATAAATTTGCAACAGAACATTTGACAATAGAAAAAAAAATAGATAAATTGGAAAGCTTGTATGAAAGGCTTATTTTAAAATGAAATTTATTTTTAGATTATTTAGAGCTTTACCATATCATGTATTAGTTTGTTTTTTTAGCATTATAAGTATTTTGCTATATTTTATTTTGACAAGCAGAAAAAAAATTGGTTTGAAAAATATTGAATTAGCCTTAGGTGTTGATAGAGTAAAAGCAAAAAATATACTTTTTAAAACTTACCTTTATTTTGCTAAAATGGTTGCGGTAAACATTAAATATCTGGGGAATAAAAAATTCATAGAAAAACATTTTAAGATAGAAGGATTGGAAAACTTTGAAGAAGCTTT
The Desulfurella sp. DNA segment above includes these coding regions:
- a CDS encoding glycosyltransferase family 4 protein; translation: MNILQIEPAFSLSGGANQVVLNTKELIKRNHRVFVATIKDSYVYKNLNGYCEIIEIFDDNNRSAKIIKDFLKKQDIDIIHTHHPKGHAIGLKSVGFRKKEKLVVQRGVIFTPQNLFKYLNPKIDAYIANAMAVERSLRKIFISKKKIHIIYSAIDQNSLEYIDRKAARQYLGLDGFVFGIIANYSSYKGHDLLLESFAVSKLNATLAIIGKDTHNLLDKCKMLGISDRVKIYGLVENAGRFMSAFDYLVVPSLKEALSNVIIEAFFRKVPVIGTNIGAIPELLEDHRGILVEPTKKSLSDGLIKAYIGKDSNLINNAYKFATEHLTIEKKIDKLESLYERLILK
- the mobB gene encoding molybdopterin-guanine dinucleotide biosynthesis protein B, coding for MSYVLGVIGHSNVGKTTLIEHIIAELKKENKLVGAIKHDAHDFEIDHKGKDTYRLKSAGASCVAISSQNKWALIQDVDKEKALKEILSFFDYCDYVFVEGYKLEDIPKIEVYRSEFSYTPLVQSGIENVILVVTDEPQRHFGVPTRYIDDYKGIVEFIKHHEHVSKMKK